The following proteins come from a genomic window of Dreissena polymorpha isolate Duluth1 chromosome 1, UMN_Dpol_1.0, whole genome shotgun sequence:
- the LOC127858140 gene encoding uncharacterized protein LOC127858140 isoform X2 produces MVTAYKEIKVGINPGLYAAFVGHHYAGPGNHFWKCMYLSGLIPEPMNAMQDFKLLEYGIGFTNIVARTTRGSADLTKKEIKEGAQLLTEKLLQYKPKIAVFNGKGIYEIFVGHKNFHFGKQPEPLPGTETAVYVMPSSSARCSQLPRAVDKVPFYEALKKFRDHLTGKLPNLQESEITFPDLALKTAVKKEPKVENLEDYPGELDSMSQFSHQGSMDSADQFLSGFEQQLSQFSSGSYQVIPHTSGMPGMGSSQSTYPQQNDFSHNHQHQNHHYLQQHQQQSQKQTSYSPAISSQSFREPVYSSEQEMRNGNLPSHDGGQIRVKQEAVERDADMQSCSNNHTHSETISLGQIEVYSQANATHSDSHMNNFLNGLYGMVNQVAGSQSSQSKYGLVTHSSITQGGPVQFNDALRDIVREGSTEDDFDLGPGLSSSSSSNNFGKNSAEGSPQGVKETKSSKGKASKTSKPRKRKSKSNESFDDEEAVNSPPVQQNVLPPPLSQSSTSPSLHQMTSAHTLPSFLPYSSQIPYMTNPMMAYANASYMSQMSAMQSMYMPHSGFQSSINSNTQGYPQMFTNGYQPFMGMAGYSSFGNNGGGYGGNHGQDGTGIPSVPAIKQEKPDY; encoded by the exons GGAAGTGTATGTACCTGTCTGGGCTGATCCCAGAGCCCATGAACGCCATGCAGGACTTCAAGTTGCTTGAGTACGGTATCGGCTTCACCAACATAGTTGCTAGGACGACCAGGGGCAGTGCTGATCTCACCAA GAAGGAAATCAAAGAAGGTGCTCAACTGCTGACTGAGAAACTTCTCCAATATAAACCCAAGATTGCTGTGTTCAATGGAAAAG GTATCTACGAGATATTTGTCGGTCACAAGAACTTTCACTTTGGCAAACAGCCGGAGCCTCTGCCTGGCACTGAAACG GCTGTGTACGTAATGCCCTCCTCCAGCGCTCGATGCAGCCAGTTGCCAAGGGCGGTCGACAAGGTGCCGTTCTATGAGGCACTCAAAAAGTTCCGTGATCACCTGACTGGCAAACTTCCCAATCTCCAGGAGTCGGAGATAACCTTTCCGGATCTTGCTCTGAAAACTGCCGTGAAAAAGGAACCAAAGGTTGAGAATCTCGAGGATTATCCCGGGGAACTTGATTCTATGTCTCAGTTCTCACATCAAGGGTCTATGGACTCTGCAGATCAGTTCTTGTCCGGCTTTGAACAGCAGTTGTCTCAGTTCAGTTCAGGATCGTATCAGGTCATTCCTCACACTTCGGGTATGCCCGGTATGGGGTCTAGTCAGTCCACCTACCCACAGCAGAATGACTTTTctcataatcatcagcatcaaaatcatcattaccttcagcagcatcagcagcaatCGCAGAAGCAGACCAGTTACAGCCCAGCCATATCTAGTCAGTCTTTCAGGGAACCAGTCTATTCCTCTGAACAGGAAATGAGAAATGGAAATCTGCCGAGTCATGATGGCGGACAGATTCGTGTAAAACAAGAAGCAGTTGAGAGAGATGCAGATATGCAATCATGTAGCAATAATCATACTCATTCTGAGACAATTTCGTTGGGTCAAATAGAGGTGTACAGCCAAGCAAATGCAACACATTCAGATTCTCATATGAACAACTTTCTCAATGGTCTGTATGGAATGGTGAATCAGGTGGCTGGCAGTCAGAGCAGCCAGTCAAAGTACGGACTTGTAACACATTCCAGTATCACTCAGGGTGGACCAGTCCAGTTTAATGATGCTCTGAGGGACATTGTTCGTGAAGGCAGCACAGAAGATGACTTTGATCTTGGACCAGGTttgtcctcatcatcatcatcaaacaactttGGTAAAAATTCTGCTGAAGGAAGTCCTCAGGGTGTGAAAGAAACCAAGTCTTCCAAGGGTAAAGCTTCCAAGACCTCTAAACCGAGGAAAAGAAAATCAAAGTCAAATGAAAGTTTTGATGATGAGGAGGCGGTTAATTCTCCACCTGTCCAGCAGAATGTCTTGCCACCTCCTTTGTCACAGTCTTCTACCTCGCCTTCATTGCACCAGATGACCTCAGCTCATACTCTGCCATCATTCCTACCTTACTCGAGTCAAATACCGTACATGACCAATCCCATGATGGCATATGCAAACGCTTCTTATATGTCACAAATGTCTGCAATGCAAAGCATGTACATGCCTCACTCTGGTTTTCAAAGTTCTATTAATAGTAACACCCAGGGGTATCCCCAGATGTTTACCAATGGCTATCAACCATTTATGGGAATGGCAGGATATTCCAGTTTTGGAAACAATGGGGGAGGATATGGGGGAAATCATGGTCAAGATGGGACAGGAATTCCATCAGTGCCTGCAATAAAACAAGAAAAGCCAGATTATTGA
- the LOC127858204 gene encoding 3-beta-hydroxysteroid-Delta(8),Delta(7)-isomerase-like yields MEGVNVTKHPYLPRDLKLPHYKPNINSLGHILGVFFGFVAVLQVVLWIITRGKSIGVRVKICWFVTSGLIHLILEGYYSLYNSTLAGEDTYLAQMWKEYGNGDSRYVHDDTCMVAMESITAWVDGPLCLLTAASFYFPAMYGFRHVFQLAVSICQLYGDTLYFSTEWLEGFKHSEMWHPLHFWFYFFFLNIIWIIVPSINILDAARNLWRAQYKADDGLEVKSRKIVSKKRR; encoded by the exons ATGGAGGGTGTAAATGTTACAAAGCATCCCTACCTACCTAGAGATCTTAAACTTCCGCATTACAAACCGAACATTAATAGCTTAGGACATATATTGGGCGTTTTCTTCGGTTTTGTGGCGGTTCTACAAGTAGTTCTTTGGATAATAACGCGAGGAAAATCAATCGGTGTTAGAGTTAAAATATGCTGGTTCGTTACGTCCGGTCTTATCCACCTGATTCTGGAGGGGTATTACAGCCTTTACAACTCGACACTGGCGGGCGAGGACACATACTTAGCTCAGATGT GGAAAGAGTATGGAAACGGTGACAGCCGATATGTACA TGATGACACGTGCATGGTCGCCATGGAATCCATAACGGCGTGGGTGGACGGTCCTTTGTGTCTGTTAACGGCAGCCTCGTTTTACTTTCCCGCCATGTACGGCTTCCGGCACGTGTTTCAACTGGCGGTGTCGATTTGCCAGCTCTACGGGGACACCCTCTACTTCTCCACCGAGTGGCTTGAAGGCTTCAAACATAGCGAAATGTGGCACCCACTCCATTTCTGGTTCTACTTCTTCTTCCTTAACATCATTTGGATAATCGTACCATCGATTAATATATTGGACGCCGCACGAAACCTCTGGCGTGCGCAATATAAAGCCGACGATGGCTTAGAGGTCAAAAGTCGGAAGATTGTTAGCAAGAAACGACGTTGA